In the bacterium genome, GAGCTGTCTGGTCGCAGATGACCGACGGATGATGCCGAGAGCTAAGATCTGCGTGAGGCAGAGAAGGAGGACCGATATCGCCAGGACGCCGGATTCGTCGAGCCCCAGGCGGAATGGTATCGCACAGATGAGTGTCCAGAGGAGGGATGTTGCCCCCTCGACGTGTTCGGGGTTGTTCGCGTAGACAAGCCCGTGCCCTGCCGCAAGATTCGATGAGTAGCTGAAAGTTATTTGGGCATCGTCGATCCCCAGTTTCGGACGACCATGGAATGTGAACACAAGCCAGCAGGCCGCGACGGTGAGCAGGATAGGGTACGCGAATCGAAGGAAGTTCTTCACTTCCTTCCTTCAGGCAGTCCAGAGCACCGATGTGCTGTAGCAGGGCATCGGCCAAGGCGCTCTCTGTCGAGGTCGCGGACTGCTCGCAGGGCGGAGCGGTCGGCGACGGCCCGGATCATCGCCTCGTCCTATTGGCCGATGCCGGTCAAGGCCGCGAGCCGCTTCGTTTTATGTCTTGCCGAAGCAGCGAGGGATTTTGGAGACATCCGTGTCTATTCCGCCAAAAAAACAGAGCGCGCCCGATTGCATTGGGCGATGTTAGTTCGGCGTCGAGATGATGTCAAGCTTGGCTGTGTGAAGTCAAGTCGCTCGGGCGCGACGCGCTTGCTGCGAGTGTCAGCCATCAAGTGACTGCGGCGTGGCAGTCCTGGCAGTGTCGCGGCACTGATTAGGGCGATCAAGACTGCATCGCCGAAGATAGCCATATCCCCATATCCTCGTGTGAACGGCGACGGCGATTGTTCACTGCAAGCAGCGACGCGCTAGTGTAGTGCGTCTTAAATCTCTTGACTTATAGGACGGGCTGCTGTATGATGTGCCATGAGCAGAATAGCGCCGGTCATTGTGTTGTCAGCGGAAGAGCAAGCGGTCCTGGAGGATTGGGCGCGAGGCAGAAGCATGCCCATGCGGTTGGTGCAGCGTGCCCGGATAGTCAGTATGGCGGCGGCGGGGGTGCAGAGCCAGGAGATTGCGCGGCGACTGGGGGTGTCGCGGCCGACCGTGCAATTGTGGCGGGAGCGTTTCTTGGCGCTGCGGCTTCGTGGGTTGGAGAAGGATGCCCCGCGTCCTGGGCGGCTGCCTCGGATTCCGGCCCGGAAGGTACAGTCGGTGGTTGAGACGACGTTGCTTAACAAGCCGGCCAATGCCACGCATTGGAGTACGCGTGCGATGGCTCGGGCGCAGGGGATTAGCGAGGCGACGGTACGTCGGATCTGGAGGCGTCATCGGCTGAGGCCGCACCTGGTGGAGTCATTCAAACTTAGTAAGGACAAGCGGTTCTACGAGAAGTTGCAGGATGTCGTGGGGCTGTATCTGAATCCACCGGACAAGGCTTTAGTGCTGTGTGTTGATGAGAAGAGCCAGATTCAGGCGTTGGAACGGACGCGACCGTTGTTGCCGTTGCGGCCCGGGCTGTCGGCTCGTCAGACGCACGACTACAAGCGGAACGGAACGACCACGTTGTTTGCAGCGTTGAACATGCTGGACGGGAAGGTAATCGGCGACTGCATGCCGCGCCATCGGCACCAGGAGTTCATACGGTTTCTTGAGCGGGTCGATACCGAGACGCCGGCGGAATTGGACCTTCATCTGATAGTCGATAACTACGGCACACACAAGCACAAGCGGGTTAGAACCTGGCTAGGGCGGCACCCGCGTTTTCATCTGCATTTCACACCGACGTCATCGTCCTGGCTAAACATGATTGAGCGCTGGTTTCGGGAGCTAACGGTGAAGTGGCTGCGGCGAGGCAGTTTCGGCAACGTACCTGTGCTGGTGAAGGCTATCGCAGACTACATCGACACGAGCAACCAGAACCCGCACATATTCGTCTGGGTCGCCACCGTCGAGAGCATCATGCGTAAGATAGCCAAATGTAAAGAAGCGTGTGACGCACTACACTAGATACGGCACTAACCTCCTTCCGTTCCGAGCGGCCGGCGCAGTCCGGCAGGGGAGACCTGGAGTCGCCAGAGGCCGAGTAGACCCCAGACGGTAATCACTACGTAGCCAACAGCCTGTGCCGCGATGATGTAGGCCAGCACGCCGGTACGCGGATAGCCCAGCGGCACAAGCACGGCTACCGCAGCAAACTGATAGACGCCAACATACCCCGGAGTGGAAGGGATGGCGCTGGAGAGTCCGAGACCGGCAAGCACCATCACCGCTATCGGCAGCGTCAGGTTGAGCCCGAAGGCCCGCGTGAGGATTATCGTGCCGGCCGCGTCGGTCAGCCAGATGAGAACCGTCATACCGGCAAACGCGAATCCGCGAGACGGGTGTGCGAAGGCCCGCATTCCCGACAGGAACTGCGTGAGGATTCCGAGCAGCCGTTCGTGGAGGCGGGTGGGGCCAGGCAGGCGCTCCAGCAGCCTTCGGAAAGGGCGTTCGAAGCGCGGGACGGTGAGGAGGAGAATGATTCCTGCAACGCCAACGACGCCCATGACTTTCCATGCTTTGACCAGCCATTGAGATGACCGACCCAGTGAGAGCACGGCGACAAAGCTGAACAGGACCAGCGCGACGACATCCAGCAGGCGCTCGGTCAGTGCGGTGGCAAAGATCCAGCTCTTACTCAGGCCGGTCTTGTGTCCCAGCGCGGCGGAACGGATTACCTCACCGGCCCGAGCGGGAAGGAAGTTGTTGCCAAGATAGCCCGCCATCGTGGCCCAGAATACCGTGAGCGGCGAGACTCTCCTCTCGGCTGAGAGCAGCACGCGCCAGCGCAGGCTCCTGAAGGCCATGGAGACATGATAGATGCCGAAAGCGACTACGAGGAATCCGAGTTTCGCGTGCCTGATGGTTGCGGCAAACTCCCGCCATTTGACGCCGCGTACGGCGAGGTAGAGCAGTGTTGCGCCTAGAAGGATAGTCGCGACTAGATACCAGAGGCGACCCGTTTTCACGGTGGGCGCAGCA is a window encoding:
- a CDS encoding IS630 family transposase — encoded protein: MSRIAPVIVLSAEEQAVLEDWARGRSMPMRLVQRARIVSMAAAGVQSQEIARRLGVSRPTVQLWRERFLALRLRGLEKDAPRPGRLPRIPARKVQSVVETTLLNKPANATHWSTRAMARAQGISEATVRRIWRRHRLRPHLVESFKLSKDKRFYEKLQDVVGLYLNPPDKALVLCVDEKSQIQALERTRPLLPLRPGLSARQTHDYKRNGTTTLFAALNMLDGKVIGDCMPRHRHQEFIRFLERVDTETPAELDLHLIVDNYGTHKHKRVRTWLGRHPRFHLHFTPTSSSWLNMIERWFRELTVKWLRRGSFGNVPVLVKAIADYIDTSNQNPHIFVWVATVESIMRKIAKCKEACDALH
- a CDS encoding lysylphosphatidylglycerol synthase transmembrane domain-containing protein → MKTGRLWYLVATILLGATLLYLAVRGVKWREFAATIRHAKLGFLVVAFGIYHVSMAFRSLRWRVLLSAERRVSPLTVFWATMAGYLGNNFLPARAGEVIRSAALGHKTGLSKSWIFATALTERLLDVVALVLFSFVAVLSLGRSSQWLVKAWKVMGVVGVAGIILLLTVPRFERPFRRLLERLPGPTRLHERLLGILTQFLSGMRAFAHPSRGFAFAGMTVLIWLTDAAGTIILTRAFGLNLTLPIAVMVLAGLGLSSAIPSTPGYVGVYQFAAVAVLVPLGYPRTGVLAYIIAAQAVGYVVITVWGLLGLWRLQVSPAGLRRPLGTEGG